One region of Chanodichthys erythropterus isolate Z2021 chromosome 17, ASM2448905v1, whole genome shotgun sequence genomic DNA includes:
- the LOC137004250 gene encoding uncharacterized protein produces MPMSDAVLSKGLKTTDVESRKWLAALKLKNPPKRLFVCSYRFIDKKPTEENPFPELWLGYERPPQQKRRKLDRNTSDTQSDVDAACLLEVCIEPKFKDAATQWEDLTKTDHSYAAKLDHVNKSTQTGGQTVADDMLLDDDTSLLYTGLRLVYFFTLVKTMLPFSKPSCSIPVVDQILMTLMKLKLNLVLGDVAKRFKVSKGEVSKVIAHWIDTLGEQLEPMVAWLPRSVIRANMPPSFKKNHPQTTCIIDCAETAIQRATNLNCRSATFSHYKGTNTAKYLVAVSPHGLIMFISEAYAGKSSDKFITINSGFLEALRPGDEVMADRGFTIRDVLHERKVKLNIPAFTHKRGQLTNEEVTRTRRVANVRIHVERAIRRLKVFKILSQTVPISMTPRLDKILTICAALANMRSRLIRLPHEV; encoded by the exons atgccgatgagtgatgcagtgctGTCTAAGGGCCTGAAGACCACAG ATGTTGAATCTCGGAAGTGGCTAGCGGCTTTGAAGTTGAAGAATCCGCCCAAAagactgtttgtttgttcttatCGCTTCATTGATAAAAAGCCCACAGAGGAAAACCCTTTCCCGGAACTTTGGTTGGGATACGAGCGACCTCCCCAGCAAAAGAGACGTAAACTCGACAGAAACACAAGTGACACGCAATCGGATG ttGATGCTGCTTGTCTTTTAGAAGTGTGCATCGAGCCGAAGTTTAAAGATGCTGCAACACAATGGGAGGACCTAACAAAAACTGACCACAGCTACGCGGCAAAGTTGGACCACGTGAACAAATCGACGCAGACTGGGGGTCAGACTGTGGCTGATGATATGCTCCTGGATGATGATACCTCGCTGCTGTACACAGGACTGCGTCtggtatatttttttactttggtGAAAACGATGTTGCCATTTAGTAAACCATCATGTAGTATTCCTGTTGTTGACCAAATACTGATGACCCTCATGAAACTGAAACTGAACCTTGTGTTAGGGGATGTGGCAAAGCGCTTTAAAGTGTCTAAAGGTGAAGTAAGTAAGGTGATTGCTCACTGGATTGATACATTGGGTGAGCAGCTTGAACCCATGGTTGCCTGGCTGCCAAGAAGTGTTATACGTGCTAACATGCCACCATCCTTTAAAAAGAACCACCCCCAGACCACTTGCATCATCGATTGTGCTGAAACGGCTATTCAGAGAGCAACAAACCTTAACTGTAGGAGTGCCACTTTCAGTCATTACAAGGGAACCAATACTGCCAAATATCTTGTTGCTGTGTCACCTCATGGGCTGATAATGTTTATATCAGAGGCCTATGCTGGTAAAAGCAGTGACAAGTTTATCACTATAAACAGTGGGTTTCTGGAGGCCCTAAGGCCTGGTGATGAGGTAATGGCTGACAGGGGTTTCACGATTCGAGATGTACTACATGAAAGGAAGGTGAAATTGAATATTCCTGCCTTTACCCACAAGCGTGGTCAATTGACCAATGAGGAGGTAACACGCACTAGACGAGTGGCCAATGTCCGTATACATGTGGAGAGGGCAATCCGAAGACTTAAAGTCTTCAAAATTCTGTCCCAAACTGTCCCCATCTCCATGACCCCGCGGTTGGACAAGATTCTTACCATATGTGCTGCTTTAGCAAACATGAGGTCCAGACTCATCCGACTGCCACATGAGGTTTAA